The Hemibagrus wyckioides isolate EC202008001 linkage group LG26, SWU_Hwy_1.0, whole genome shotgun sequence DNA window gtttgtgtttattactctctgaacttcctgtttgtgtttattactctctgaacctcctgtttgtgtttattactctctgaacttcctgtttgtgtttattactctctgaacttcctgtttgtgttttcctgtactgtatgtctacacgCTGAGACAGACGCCTCcccgcgagtaaatatccaatcagtgctaaagttaggggcggtaaccatgctagcgatgctggtgtcagatttcactctaaccctggagagaggtgaagtgagacaggaaCACGAGGAAGCAGCACTGTCTTTAACCTCCTACAACCTGGCGTCCTCATATgaggacatcacatttttggttgtgtgcaccataatacttcattctttgtaactggaacctgttgtacacaaaaataagtggcttcatgttcaaagataatatctggttattatatttattggttcctcctaaccccaaataggtagaagaaatctaaaatgcaagctcaggtcttaggaggTTGGTGTGGGAAGatttcggatttgttgtggactatgatggagatgaaacaaaaacactaaacaaaaacatgtctgtGTTTAAGCGCCGTTCCACACGAgttactgacatggaaatacttcaacatgaccacacatctgcagctccatcacccagagatatcactgtgtggaagcaggagggCAGAGCAGGGAACACAGGAACCCAAAAAACCACAGTCCCCtatctgattccttccagcattcagacacaactggttcagagagacacaaaaataattataatataataattgctaaagatctgcagccgttttctgtgatcggtgatgtgggctttcagAAACTTATAAAAGTGAACCgtgttacacaccactgacacagaCTTTTCTCCTGACCTCTATGAAAAAACAcgcaaaaaaatctaataacagatagctgGACCTCGGGGGGaacagagttatctcaccctgactggtcattacagagagttatctcaccctgactggtcattacagagagttatctcaccctgactggtcattacagagagttatctcaccctgactggtcattacagagagttatctcaccgtgactggtcaatacagagagttatctcaccgtgactggtcaatacagagagttatctcacagtgactggtcattacagagttatctcacagtgactggtcattacagagagttatctcacagtgactggtcattacagagttatctcacagtgactggtcattacagagagttatctcaccctgactggtcattacagagagttatctcaccctgactggtcattacagagagttatctcacagtgactggtcattacagagagttatctcacagtgactggtcattacagagagatatctcacagtgactggtcattacagagagatatctcacagtgactggtcattacagagagttatctcacagtgactggtcattacagagagttatctcaccctgactggtcattacagagagttatctcacagtgactggtcattacagagagttatctcacagtgactggtcattacagagagttatctcacagtgactggtcattacagagagttatctcacagtgactggtcattacagagagatatctcacagtgactggtcattacagagagatatctcacagtgactggtcattacagagagttatctcaccctgactggtcattacagagagttatctcacagtgactggtcattacagagggttatctcacagtgactggtcattacagagagttatctcacagtgactggtcattacagagagttatctcacagtgactggtcattacagagagttatctcacagtgactggtcattacatacTGGATTGGGAAAAGTGCCGTACtccaaacccgtctcctgttataaagtcatacaagagctaatttttttctctcactattttcagtactttatgaatgtgtacaagttgatttttgcatttaagtaaaataaagagaattgccactaaaaccatttttttcttcttaacatacttcctgttcctgtcatctaaacaaagaataatggaaaaaaaacctttaatttgccaagacATCAGAACCGAACCGAAACCCGTGGGTAAAAAccgcggtacgtattgaaccgtggggtaactgtattgttgcagcCCTAGTTGATACACTCTGTGAAGATCTCAGTAGGCGCACGGTGTGTTCACTAATCCAGGATAAAACATGtgacctcatacacactcaccatcatcatcatcctcttagAGATTGACTTTAATCCCTCCATCAGCGTCTCTCTCTGAGGAGGCATCATGGCTACTCCTGGGCAGAAGGTGGTGTTGATCACGGGCTGCTCTTCAGGAATCGGCCTGTGGATTGCTGTGCTGCTCGCTAAAGATGAACAACAGAGATATTACggtaaggaaagaaaaaagagagagagagagagagagagagagagaggtgcttatagctgagatagagagagaataaagagagactgctgaggggatgagtgtttatagctgatgagagagagaataaggagagactgctgaggggacaagtgtttatagctgaagagagcgaataaagagagactgctgaggggatgagtgtttataggcgatagagagagaataaagagagactgctgaggggatgggTGTTTATcggcgatagagagagagaataaagagagactgctgaggggatgagtgtttataggcgatagagagagaataaagagagactgctgaggggatgggTGTTTATtggcgatagagagagagaataaagagagactgctgaggggatgagtgtctatcggcgatagagagagagaataaagagagactgctgaggggatgagtgtctatcggcgatagagagagagaataaagagagactgctgaggggatgagtgtttatagcatgtgtgtgtgtgtgtgtgtgtgtgtgtgtgtgtgtagtgatagcTACGATGAGGAACCTGCAGAAGAAAGAGCGTCTGTTGGAGGCAGTGGGTGAAGCGTACggtaaaactctctctctcctcacacttgATGTGTGTAGTGACCAGTCTGTCTCAGAGTGTATCAAGAGCATtaaagacagacacatagacatactgagtaagtacacacacacacacacacacatacacacacacacacacacatacacacacacacacacatacacacacacacacacacatacaaatgtaGTTTTTGTCCAGCAGAAAGAATCTAATTATTATTGATCTCGGTTTGACCACTGCAGCatatttattctgtgtgtgtgtgtgtttgtgtgtgtgtagttaataaTGCAGGTGTGGGTCTGGTCAGCCCGGTGGAGTGTGTGTCCATGGAGGAGGTGAGGAGTGTCTTTGAGACGAATGTGTTTGGAGTGATCAGGATGATTAAAGCTGTTGTTCCGGACATGAAGAAACGGCGAGCGGGACACATCATCGTCATCAGCAGCACCATGGGcctgcaaggtgtgtgtgtgtgtgtgtctgtgtgtgtgttgtatgtgtgtgtgtctgtgtgtgtgttgtatgtgtgtgtgttgtgtgtgtgtgtgtgtgtgtgttgtgtgtgtgtctgtgtgtgtgttgtatgtgtgtgtgtgtgtgttgtatgtgtgtgtgtgtgttgtgtgtgtgtgtgtgtgttgtgtgtgtctgtgtgtgttgtatgtgtgtgtgttgtatgtgtgtgtgtctgtgtgtgtgttgtatgtgtgtgtgtgttgtgtgtgtgtgttgtatgtgtgtgtgtctgtgtgttgtgtgtgtgtgtgtctgtgtgtgtgttgtgtgtgtgtctgtgtgtgtgttgtgtgtgtgtgtgttgtgtgtgtgtgtgtgtctgtgtgtgtgttgtatgtgtgttgtatgtgtgtgtgtgtgtgttgtatgtgtgtgtgttgtgtgtgttgtatgtgtgtgtgtgttgtgtgtgtgtgtgttgtatgtgtgtgtgtgtgtgttgtgtgtgtgtgtgtctgtgtgtgtgttgtgtgtgtgtgtgtctgtgtgtgtgttgtgtgtgtgtctgtgtgtgtgttgtgtgtgtgtgtgtctgtgtgtgtcttgtgtgtgttgtgtgtgtgtgtgtctgtgtgtgtgttgtatgtgtgtgtgtctgtgtgtgtctgtgtgtgtgttgtgtgtgtgtgtgtctgtgtgtgtgttgtatgtgtgtgtgtctgtgtgtgtcttgtgtgtgttgtgtgtgtgtgtgtctgtgtgtgtgtgtgtgtgtgtgcgctgtttTCTCTgattgatgtgtgtgagaggttttcttctctggctgtgtgtttgaaggtgtgGTGTTTAATGACGTCTACGCTGCATCTAAGTTCGCTGTGGAGGGGTTTTGTGAAAGTCTTGCCGTGCAGCTGCTCAAGTTTAACATCAGGTgagtggcacacacacacacacacacacacacacacacacacatacaacacacacacacacacatacaacacaaacacagacacacatacaacacacacacacacatacaacatacacacagacagacacacacacacatacaacacacacacacacatacaacaaacacacacaacacacacacacacacacacatactacacacacaacaacacacacacatacaacacacacacacacacacaacacacacatacaacacacaaacacagacacacatacaacacacaaacacagacacacatacaacacacacacacacatacaacatacacacagacacacacacacatacaacacacacacacacatacaacacacacacacatacaacacacacacacacatacaacacacacacacactcacacatacaacacacacacacacatacaacacacacaacacacacacatacaacacacacacacacacacaacacacacacacatacaacacacacacacacacatacaacacacacacacacacacaacacacacacatacaacacacacacacacatacaacacacacacacacacacacaacacacacacacacacacacaacacacacacatacaacacacacacatacaacacacacacacacacaacac harbors:
- the rdh8b gene encoding retinol dehydrogenase 8b, giving the protein MATPGQKVVLITGCSSGIGLWIAVLLAKDEQQRYYVIATMRNLQKKERLLEAVGEAYGKTLSLLTLDVCSDQSVSECIKSIKDRHIDILINNAGVGLVSPVECVSMEEVRSVFETNVFGVIRMIKAVVPDMKKRRAGHIIVISSTMGLQGVVFNDVYAASKFAVEGFCESLAVQLLKFNIRVSMIEPGPVHTDFEVKMIEQVSQKDYPECDAETLHYFKNVYLPASVDVFQTLGQTPQQIAMSTKQVMETQRPRFRSLTNPLYTPLVALKMADESGDLSVRSLHHLLFNLGGVMKFSMNMLKCLTCVCLRSRTVAPD